In Lascolabacillus massiliensis, a single genomic region encodes these proteins:
- the dgt gene encoding dGTP triphosphohydrolase: MNWEQLLSVKRFGLENYKNLKEHERTEYQRDYDRLIFSSPFRRLQNKTQVFPLPGSVFVHNRLTHSLEVSSVGRSLGENVGRELRKRHQDSKAHFEEIGSIVSAACLAHDLGNPPFGHSGEEAISTFFLEGKGSSLRSLVEDEKGRWSDFTCFEGNANSIRLLMHKFRGRREGGFVMTYSTLASIVKYPYSSELSGGKNKFGFFASEEHDYAQIADSLGIIKLNSNPLKFARYPLVYLVEAADDICYQIMDIEDAHKLNLVSTEKAKELLLSFFDSERREKRLSNLSLVSDLNEQIAYLRASVIGLLVAECTKVFMENEDLILSGKFEGSLIKKLPERVKNAYKTCSEFAFEKIYRSKDVLDVELAGYRIIGFLLETFTNAILTPDHTYSKLLLDRIPEQYETDSPSLYSKIQSVIDYISGMTDVYALDLYHKLTGIGLPIV; this comes from the coding sequence ATGAATTGGGAGCAGTTATTATCAGTGAAAAGATTCGGGCTGGAAAACTATAAAAATCTAAAAGAGCATGAGCGCACGGAGTATCAGCGTGACTATGACAGATTGATATTTTCCTCTCCGTTCCGCAGGTTGCAGAATAAGACGCAGGTCTTTCCTTTACCCGGAAGTGTATTTGTTCATAACAGGCTTACTCATAGTCTGGAAGTCTCAAGTGTAGGGCGATCTTTAGGAGAAAATGTGGGTCGCGAGTTACGTAAGAGACATCAAGACTCAAAAGCGCATTTCGAAGAGATTGGCTCAATAGTCTCTGCCGCCTGTCTTGCTCACGATCTGGGTAATCCCCCATTCGGTCATTCGGGAGAAGAAGCCATTTCAACATTTTTCCTGGAGGGGAAGGGTAGCTCACTTCGATCCCTTGTTGAAGATGAAAAAGGCCGATGGAGCGATTTCACCTGTTTTGAAGGAAATGCAAACTCCATAAGGCTGCTAATGCATAAGTTCAGAGGCAGGAGAGAGGGTGGATTTGTTATGACATATTCCACTTTGGCATCCATAGTAAAATATCCATATTCTTCTGAACTGAGCGGAGGAAAAAATAAATTTGGATTTTTTGCATCTGAAGAGCATGATTATGCACAAATAGCAGATAGTCTTGGTATAATTAAACTAAATTCAAACCCTCTGAAATTTGCAAGATACCCATTGGTATATCTTGTTGAAGCTGCTGATGATATCTGTTATCAGATTATGGATATTGAGGATGCACACAAACTCAACCTGGTTTCAACAGAGAAAGCAAAGGAGTTGCTGCTTAGTTTCTTTGATTCTGAGAGACGAGAAAAAAGACTTAGTAATTTATCACTTGTTAGTGATTTGAACGAGCAGATAGCCTATTTACGGGCAAGTGTAATAGGTCTTCTGGTTGCAGAGTGCACAAAAGTGTTTATGGAAAATGAGGATTTAATTCTCAGTGGAAAGTTTGAGGGATCACTGATAAAGAAACTCCCTGAAAGAGTCAAGAATGCATATAAAACCTGTTCCGAATTTGCATTTGAAAAAATATACCGTTCAAAAGATGTTCTTGATGTTGAGTTAGCAGGTTACAGAATTATTGGCTTTTTATTGGAAACTTTTACTAATGCTATTTTAACTCCGGATCACACCTACTCTAAATTACTTTTAGACAGAATTCCTGAACAATATGAAACAGATTCGCCTTCACTTTATAGCAAAATTCAGTCCGTTATCGATTATATTTCTGGAATGACAGATGTTTATGCCTTGGATTTGTATCATAAATTAACAGGAATTGGACTACCAATAGTATAA
- a CDS encoding PhoH family protein, which translates to MIERIIILDNVDPIVFFGINNSNLQLLKTLYPKLRMVARGNVIKVIGDEDELIAFEEKIHELEKFSVEMNVLKEENIIDIVKGKAPSVINVDNLIIHGLNGKPILARTANQKKLAEEFDVNDMVFAIGPAGSGKTYTAIALAVRALKTKQVRKIILSRPAVEAGEKLGFLPGDMKEKIDPYLQPLYDALEDMIPPLKLKEYLENKIIQIAPLAFMRGRTLNDAVIILDEAQNTTKPQIKMFLTRLGLNGKMIITGDITQIDLPRTQQSGLIHAMNILRHIKGIATVEFNKKDIVRHKLVQRIVEAYEKETESVKSFKSQESETADGE; encoded by the coding sequence ATGATTGAGCGAATTATCATATTAGATAATGTGGATCCAATTGTATTTTTTGGGATTAACAACAGTAATTTGCAATTATTGAAAACATTATACCCAAAACTACGAATGGTAGCCCGAGGGAATGTGATCAAAGTTATTGGCGATGAGGATGAACTTATTGCTTTTGAGGAGAAAATTCATGAGCTGGAGAAGTTCAGTGTGGAAATGAATGTTCTTAAGGAAGAGAATATTATTGATATAGTAAAGGGTAAAGCTCCTTCTGTAATTAATGTTGATAATCTCATAATTCATGGGCTAAACGGAAAACCGATACTTGCTCGTACTGCAAATCAGAAAAAATTGGCAGAAGAGTTTGATGTAAATGATATGGTTTTTGCAATTGGTCCTGCCGGTTCCGGAAAGACATATACTGCAATTGCTCTTGCTGTACGTGCTTTAAAAACCAAACAGGTTAGAAAGATAATTCTTAGCCGACCTGCCGTGGAAGCTGGCGAGAAACTGGGCTTTCTGCCTGGCGATATGAAGGAGAAAATAGATCCATATCTGCAGCCGCTCTATGATGCTCTTGAGGATATGATCCCACCTTTGAAGCTAAAAGAGTATCTGGAAAACAAGATAATACAAATTGCACCACTTGCATTTATGCGTGGACGCACTCTTAACGATGCTGTGATTATTCTGGATGAGGCCCAAAATACAACAAAACCTCAGATAAAAATGTTCTTAACCAGACTGGGACTTAATGGCAAAATGATCATAACGGGTGATATTACTCAGATTGACTTGCCACGTACACAACAGTCAGGGTTAATTCATGCTATGAATATTTTGCGTCATATAAAAGGTATTGCAACTGTTGAGTTCAATAAAAAAGATATAGTCAGGCATAAGCTTGTCCAGAGAATTGTAGAAGCTTATGAAAAAGAGACTGAGTCTGTTAAATCATTTAAGTCACAAGAATCAGAAACCGCTGACGGTGAATAA
- the ubiE gene encoding bifunctional demethylmenaquinone methyltransferase/2-methoxy-6-polyprenyl-1,4-benzoquinol methylase UbiE yields MNYKVESVTPYDSDKPKKEQVTQMFDLVAPNYDKLNRILSLGIDDYWRREALGVLKKYPHSHILDIATGTGDFAILANKILKPEKITAVDISVGMMAVGVEKVKAKGYENVISFENQDCAEMTFSDNTFDAAIAAFGVRNFEDIDKSFSEVLRVLKPGGVFVFIELTTPEKSPMKDLHKFYTNNVVPLFSGLFTTEQKAYEYLPASIGAFPQGRNMMLILKKNGFTNIRLRRLTLGITTIYIAEK; encoded by the coding sequence ATGAATTACAAAGTAGAATCAGTAACTCCATATGATTCTGATAAACCAAAAAAGGAGCAGGTGACTCAGATGTTTGATCTTGTGGCACCTAATTATGACAAACTAAACAGAATACTCTCATTAGGAATAGATGATTACTGGAGACGTGAAGCTCTGGGAGTATTAAAAAAATATCCTCACTCTCATATACTGGATATAGCCACCGGAACAGGAGATTTTGCCATTCTAGCAAATAAAATTCTTAAACCTGAAAAGATAACAGCTGTAGATATATCTGTTGGTATGATGGCTGTAGGTGTGGAAAAGGTTAAGGCTAAAGGGTATGAAAATGTAATCTCTTTTGAGAATCAGGATTGTGCAGAAATGACTTTTTCTGATAATACATTTGATGCTGCAATTGCAGCTTTTGGTGTTCGCAACTTTGAAGATATCGATAAAAGTTTCTCGGAGGTGTTGCGGGTATTAAAACCAGGAGGCGTTTTTGTTTTTATTGAACTTACAACACCTGAAAAATCGCCAATGAAGGATCTGCATAAATTTTATACAAACAATGTGGTGCCTCTGTTTTCGGGTCTGTTCACCACTGAGCAAAAGGCTTATGAGTATCTGCCGGCTTCAATCGGTGCTTTTCCTCAGGGCAGAAACATGATGCTTATTCTGAAAAAAAATGGTTTTACAAATATTCGTCTTAGAAGGTTAACACTGGGTATTACAACAATTTATATTGCAGAAAAGTAG
- a CDS encoding shikimate dehydrogenase family protein, translating to MDTYGLIGFPLKHSFSAGFFTEKFRKEGIEAEYLNFEIEDILEIRRVILFNQHLKGLNVTIPYKEKVIPFLNNISDEAEKIGAVNVIKVLRKPGDMYFYELTGYNTDYIGFRDSLLPLLKPGIDHKALILGTGGASKAVSQVLTDIDIEWSYVSRSSKNKAIKGRVMSYNDLSQEVMSTYNIIVNASPVGTFPDINSCPDIPYKYLTPGHILYDLVYNPEETLFLKKGKEIGASIKNGQEMLELQALAAWEIWNS from the coding sequence ATGGATACGTATGGACTGATTGGATTTCCGCTGAAACACTCTTTTTCAGCTGGTTTTTTTACAGAAAAGTTCAGAAAAGAGGGTATTGAAGCGGAATATTTGAATTTTGAGATAGAGGATATTCTTGAAATACGTCGTGTAATTCTGTTTAATCAACATCTGAAGGGTTTGAATGTAACTATCCCTTATAAAGAGAAAGTTATACCATTTCTTAATAATATTTCAGATGAAGCAGAAAAGATTGGTGCTGTAAATGTGATTAAAGTGTTGCGTAAACCGGGAGATATGTATTTCTATGAACTCACTGGCTATAATACAGATTATATTGGCTTCAGAGATTCTCTACTGCCTTTATTAAAACCCGGCATTGATCATAAGGCTCTTATTCTTGGCACTGGTGGTGCATCTAAAGCTGTTTCGCAAGTTCTCACTGATATTGATATTGAATGGTCTTATGTGTCCCGTAGTAGTAAGAACAAAGCCATAAAAGGGAGAGTGATGAGCTATAACGATCTTTCGCAAGAAGTAATGAGTACATACAATATTATTGTTAACGCATCACCTGTTGGCACTTTTCCTGATATCAACTCATGCCCTGACATCCCTTATAAATATCTGACTCCGGGCCATATACTTTATGATCTTGTATATAATCCTGAGGAAACATTGTTCCTGAAGAAAGGAAAAGAGATTGGCGCCTCAATAAAGAATGGACAGGAGATGCTGGAGCTGCAAGCTCTGGCTGCCTGGGAAATTTGGAATTCCTAG
- a CDS encoding amidophosphoribosyltransferase, whose protein sequence is MTDIIKHECGIAVIRLLKPLNYYYKKYGTWQYGLDKLYLLMEKQHNRGQEGAGLGAVKLESTPGNEFIYRERAVGSSAISEIFSKVHSSFTAFSPEQLNDIEFVKKSVPYAAELFIGHLRYSTTGKSGLTYVHPLLRRNNWASRNLALAGNFNMTNVDEMFQQLLEEGQHPRDYADTFVMLESIGHYLDREVQYQYDHVDKSNLNGQEVSHIIEEKLDIPFLLKRASKNWDGGYALCGLIGCGDAFALRDPWGIRSAFYYHDDEVVVIASERPVIQTAFNLKKDDVKELQPGEAIVIKRNGNISLNQILNKKEKITPCSFERIYFSRGSDYDIYRERKKLGELLVPEIINAINDDFDNTVFSFIPNTAEVAYYGMLEGLEDHFNHKKAKYILEKGSSLSKEEIDRILSKRVRSEKVAIKDIKLRTFIAQGTSRNDLAAHVYDITYGSLRRGVDNLVIIDDSIVRGTTLKQSIIKILDRLDPKKIIIVSSSPQIRYPDCYGIDMSRMSEFIAFKAAIELLKERGMQNIIDETYEKSVKQLHRKKEEIVNYVKDIYAPFTDEEISAKIAQMLTSKDIKAEVQIVFQKIEDLHKACPNNKGDWYFSGDYPTPGGNRLVNSAFINYINGQENRTHQFTLNFSNKE, encoded by the coding sequence ATGACAGACATCATCAAACATGAATGTGGTATTGCAGTAATCCGATTACTCAAACCACTGAATTATTACTACAAGAAATATGGCACATGGCAGTATGGACTGGATAAGCTCTATCTGCTTATGGAAAAACAACATAACAGAGGACAGGAAGGAGCCGGTCTGGGTGCTGTAAAACTGGAGTCTACACCAGGAAATGAGTTTATTTACAGAGAAAGGGCTGTTGGCTCCAGTGCAATATCAGAAATATTTTCTAAAGTACATTCTTCTTTCACCGCTTTTAGTCCCGAACAATTAAACGATATTGAGTTCGTTAAAAAATCGGTCCCTTATGCTGCTGAACTTTTTATAGGACATCTGCGCTACAGCACTACAGGGAAAAGTGGTCTGACCTATGTACATCCTCTGTTACGACGCAACAACTGGGCATCAAGAAACCTTGCACTGGCAGGAAACTTCAATATGACAAACGTTGATGAGATGTTTCAGCAACTGCTTGAAGAGGGACAACATCCGCGTGACTACGCAGATACTTTTGTTATGCTGGAGTCAATAGGGCATTATCTGGATAGAGAGGTTCAGTATCAATATGACCATGTTGATAAAAGCAACTTGAATGGTCAGGAAGTGAGTCACATAATAGAAGAAAAACTTGATATCCCTTTCCTGCTAAAAAGAGCTTCTAAAAACTGGGACGGAGGGTATGCTCTTTGTGGACTGATTGGCTGTGGGGATGCCTTTGCATTAAGAGACCCATGGGGTATAAGAAGTGCTTTTTACTATCATGACGATGAAGTGGTGGTTATAGCATCGGAACGCCCCGTTATACAAACCGCATTCAATCTAAAAAAAGATGATGTTAAAGAGTTGCAGCCTGGAGAGGCTATTGTGATTAAACGCAATGGCAATATCAGTCTCAATCAGATCCTGAATAAAAAAGAAAAAATAACTCCTTGTTCTTTCGAGCGAATTTACTTTTCACGTGGTTCAGATTATGATATCTACAGAGAACGAAAGAAGTTGGGAGAACTGCTCGTTCCTGAAATCATTAATGCTATTAATGATGATTTTGACAATACAGTTTTTTCATTTATACCAAACACTGCTGAGGTAGCTTATTATGGTATGCTTGAAGGACTCGAAGATCATTTCAACCATAAAAAAGCAAAATATATTCTTGAAAAAGGAAGCTCCCTGAGTAAAGAGGAGATTGATAGAATTCTCTCAAAAAGAGTAAGATCTGAGAAAGTGGCTATTAAAGATATAAAATTGCGTACTTTTATAGCTCAGGGAACGTCAAGAAATGATCTTGCTGCTCACGTTTATGATATAACTTACGGATCACTCAGACGAGGTGTTGATAATTTGGTAATAATTGATGATAGTATTGTCAGGGGAACAACTCTTAAACAGAGTATTATCAAAATACTTGACAGGCTGGATCCTAAAAAGATAATTATTGTATCTTCATCTCCACAGATCAGATATCCCGACTGCTATGGTATTGATATGTCGCGAATGAGTGAGTTTATTGCTTTTAAAGCAGCAATAGAACTTCTGAAAGAGCGTGGAATGCAAAATATAATTGACGAAACTTACGAGAAATCTGTAAAGCAGTTACATAGAAAAAAAGAGGAGATAGTTAATTATGTAAAGGATATTTACGCTCCTTTCACCGATGAGGAGATATCGGCAAAAATTGCTCAGATGCTTACATCAAAAGATATAAAAGCAGAGGTGCAAATAGTTTTCCAAAAGATTGAGGATCTTCACAAAGCTTGCCCAAATAATAAGGGTGACTGGTACTTCTCGGGCGATTACCCTACTCCTGGTGGTAATAGATTAGTAAACAGTGCTTTTATTAACTATATTAATGGACAGGAGAATAGAACTCACCAGTTTACACTGAATTTCTCAAATAAAGAATAA
- a CDS encoding phosphoribosylaminoimidazolesuccinocarboxamide synthase: MNSLTNTNYNFPGQTNLYHGKVRDVYSIGDDILVMIATDRISAFDVVLPKGIPYKGQVLNQIASKFLDATSDIVPNWKIASPDPMVTIGTRCEPFKVEMVIRGYITGSAWRDYKKGARSICGIQLPEGLRENQRFETPIITPTTKADEGHDENISKEEIIAQGLVSKEDYEQLEKYTYELFKRGTEMAKEKGLILVDTKYEFGKKDGKIYLIDEIHTPDSSRYFYSDGYEERFQKGEEQKQLSKEFVRKWLMENGFQGQEGQKVPEMSEEYCLSVSERYIELYEKIVGEKFIKADTKDLEARIENHVIKFLEK; encoded by the coding sequence ATGAACAGCCTTACAAATACAAATTATAATTTTCCTGGTCAAACTAACCTTTATCACGGAAAAGTACGCGATGTATATAGTATTGGAGATGATATCCTGGTAATGATTGCAACTGATCGTATCTCTGCCTTTGATGTTGTGTTACCTAAAGGAATCCCATATAAGGGGCAGGTTCTCAATCAAATTGCGTCAAAGTTTCTGGATGCCACTTCAGATATTGTACCGAACTGGAAAATTGCATCGCCAGATCCTATGGTAACTATTGGCACTCGTTGTGAGCCATTTAAGGTGGAGATGGTGATTCGTGGATATATCACCGGAAGTGCATGGCGTGATTATAAGAAAGGAGCTCGTTCAATTTGTGGCATACAGCTGCCTGAAGGTCTTCGTGAAAATCAGAGGTTCGAAACACCTATTATTACTCCTACAACAAAGGCTGATGAGGGACATGATGAAAATATCTCCAAAGAAGAAATAATTGCTCAGGGATTGGTTAGTAAGGAGGATTATGAACAGCTCGAGAAATATACTTACGAACTGTTTAAACGTGGAACAGAGATGGCCAAAGAGAAAGGACTTATCTTGGTGGACACAAAATATGAATTCGGGAAAAAAGATGGTAAGATTTATCTGATTGATGAAATTCATACACCTGATTCATCTCGTTACTTTTACAGTGATGGTTATGAAGAAAGATTCCAGAAAGGTGAAGAGCAAAAACAGCTATCCAAGGAGTTTGTTCGCAAATGGCTAATGGAGAATGGGTTTCAGGGTCAAGAGGGACAGAAGGTACCCGAGATGAGTGAAGAGTATTGCTTAAGTGTATCAGAGAGATATATTGAGTTATATGAAAAAATAGTTGGTGAGAAATTTATAAAAGCTGATACAAAAGATCTTGAAGCTCGTATTGAAAACCATGTAATCAAATTCTTGGAAAAATGA